The Chitinophaga pinensis DSM 2588 region ATGTGCCTACACCCGCTGTTTATGTACTGACACCATCACTGAAAATAGCTTACAGCTCAGTGGATCTGTACATGGAACAATCCCTGAACAAAAGAGATGTATTGTCCGCAGTATATGATGCGAGTCACCAGGATTCACACGGTATCGCGATCTAAAGATATTGAGCATATAAAATACGAAGGCCCGTTCCTCGTAAAGAGAACGGGCCTTCGTATTTTTATTTGTATCTTGAAGGATGCATACTAACCCGGAACAACCCATGTCTGAAGAAAAAGAACCCGCTTCCTGGTCCACCGTTATCTGGATGCTTGTTATCTCCCTGATCGGCTTCGGCTTTGCGATCACCCGTTTTATTCAGTTCACACAACAGGAACATCCGTTAAGAGGGCTTCGCCTGACCCGTATAGAGCTCTATATTTACCGCGCTACGGGTCAGTGGGGTGTTATTATTATTTTCATCATTATGGGCATTTTCGGCCTGTATAATGCCATTAAAGCCTTCAGATCGATCCGTTCCAGGCAACAGTAACTTCCGGCGGTTTTACATAGTCCTGGTAATAATTCTCTATTTCTTCGTTTGTCAGGTCTTTTATGAAGGTCACTACCCGGTAACGTTGGGCGTAGTACCGGCCATATTGCAGGATCCACTCTTTCATTTTCGTCGGACTGAAATTCATCATGATCTCTCCTCTTTCAGAATTCTCCGGCCATACCCGTAAAGGCTGCGGAGAATCAAAATTGCCCGGGTGATTCATAATCAGGATACCGGCCTGTCCTTTCTCTGTACGTCCTGTTATCTTGATCCAGCGGGCGCGGGTACTGTCTGCATCTTTCCTTGTTTTTCCTTCAGAGGTCAGTACAGCACTGGTAGCGGCGGTCCATGCCTCCATTGTACGTAAACCAAAGCCGCCGCCATAACGGTATTGTAATAAAGTGATACCGGCGGTATCTGCACAGTTCAGGGTACTGGCAAAATCCCATACAAAACGGGAGGTATCCGTTCCGCAATTTAATGCCTTGATCACCCATTCTTCATTGAGGGCTGTCACTTCTTTACCACCTGAAAAAGCAATATGATCCTGTAAAACAGTAAAACCACAGGCTACAGGCCCCTGTACCCTTCCAGCCACTCCTTTAAAACGTACGGTGCCCTCCTTTTTCTGCAGGTTCCAGAAGTCGGTTTCTTTGCCTTTAAAAGAAGTATGCGTCCAGGGATTCCAGATTCCTACATGATGCCAGTGTCCTTTTGGGTGGATATTAGTGATGACCTGCCCGTCAGGCGCCCAAAGGGGATGAATAAAGCCGCTACGGCGATATACCGTATCGACGCCGGCCGGAGGCTCCATGATAGCGTAATTGTATTGTAACAGTTTCCTGCTGCCCTGGCGTAGTAAAAAAGCGCCCGCAGTATCTTTTAGCTGCATCACATTGCCGGCAGCAACAGATTGGCCTTTGACCAGTTCGTATACACGGGTACTGCCTGCCGGTGTAATCCCTGCCAGGATCCAGTACAGATTGTCGTCCAATAGCTGAAAAGGCACAGGGGAACGCTTATTACCGCGTACTTCCTGCAACTGAAGGGAGTCCGGCCCTGACTGGTAAGCGTTTTTCAAAGCCGTATACACAGCGGTATTGAGACGCGGGGAAGTACCTGCTTTTACGCTGATACGCGCCAGAACCTGTGCATGGGCAGACAGGGTTGCAAGCAATAGCAGGAGCGTCGGTGTACGCCACTTACATTCGTTTTTCATAACAGTGATTGTTTGAGGGTAATGGGTTTTTATCTTAATAAGGCGCCGGTACCGGGCCTGTCAGCATAGATGATACGACCGTCTACGATCTTCACACCATCAGCGGTGTCTTCTGCCAGCAAAAGCGGGCCATCCATATCCACATAATCCAGATACGGTAACAGGTGTGCTACCGCAGAAGTACCCACCGTACTTTCATTCATACTACCGGTCATGACCTGCATACCCAGTTGTTTGGCTTCCGCAATCATGCGACGGGCAGGCGTGATACCACCACATTTGGTGAGTTTGATATTGATACCATGAAACAGGCCCTTACACAAGGCAACGTCTGCTTCCGTAATACAGCTTTCATCCGCAATCAGCGGTAAGGCGGATTGTTCATACACCTGTTTCATCCCATCTATATCAGCTGCCGGCATGGGTTGTTCTATGAACTCAACACCCAATGACTTAAACGCAGCCGCATTACGCAGGGTTTCTTCCACTCCCCAGGCGCAATTGGCGTCTACACGAAAGATCGCATTGGTATGCTTTCTCAGTGCTTCAATGATAGCAATATCCTCTTTGGTTCCCAGTTTAATCTTGTAAATGGGCCATGGAAACTCCTTCAGTTTGCTGACCATATTCTCCACCGTATCTATGCCAATCGTATAGTCTGTCATGGGATTATGAGAGATGTCGAGCCCCCATACCTCATATAGCTTCTTCCCTTGTTTTTTGGCATAAAGGTCATGCGCTGCCAGATCAATGGCGCAGAGGGCAAAGAGATTGTCTTTAAACAAAGGGAACAGCGTCTTCCACAGTTCCTCCGGTGTATCGAGTGTATATCCTTCTATCAGGTCTCTGTGTGCATTGATATCTTCCATCAGACGCGGCACTGTCATATTGTAGTATGAGTTGTCGGCCGTTTCTCCCAGTCCGCTAAAACCATCCTGTTCCAGTTTAACGACCAGTAATGGCTGTACATCTTTGGATTTACGCGAAATGGTGAATGTATGTTTAAACTTTAGTTCAAATGGGTATAGTGTCAATTGCATACCACAAAATAAAAATAAAGCGCCATAAAAAAAGGGGTTAAAACTTCCCGGACGTTTATTATCATTGTAGCAGCTTACGTTTTTCAGGTGTTATATAAAATCGTCATTTGCCGATCAACCAACCATACGACGAGAGAGAGCTGCTTCTACGTCTGGAAGCTGACGACAAATCAGCATTCGACACGATCTATTATCGTTACGAGCAAAAGCTAAAACTATATCTGTTCCCTTTTACAGGAGGGGATAGTCACCTCGTTGACACCATTCTCCAGGACGTGTTTGTAAAGCTATGGCTGAAAAGAAAGGAACTCAGCGGCGTAGCCGTACTGGAGTTTTACCTGCAACGCATGGCTAAAAACAGGCTGCTGGATCATCTGAAACTTCGTGATATCAGGGAAAAGCACGCCAGGACCTATGCCGATCTCCAGACCGATGCAGGAGATCATATCAGCGAACAGCTACAACTAAAGGAATATCTCTCTATCGCCAGAGAAGGCATCGCACAACTCCCCTTGCGCCGTCGTATTATCTTCTCGATGAATGTATTGGAAGGCTGGTCTATCGACGAGATTGCCACCCACTTACAGGTATCAAAAGATGTGGTCAAAAAACAGCTGCAACTGGCCAAAACATTCGTCAGAGATTATATATCAAAAAACGGGGATCTTCCCGGAGCTATCTGTCTTGCCATCCTGCTGTTACCAGCTTTTTAAATTTTTTTTCGTCCCCCATCCCTTTTACTTTTCGACATTCGTCTTATATAGTGTATATGATCAACAAAGCGGAGATATTAGCCAGATTTGCCCGTAATGAGGTAAGCGCAGCAGAGCGCGCAGCCTTTCATGCATGGGTGCAGACATGCTCTGCTGCTGAGGTGGAAGCCCTGATGGATGAATATGGAGAAATACTTGTCCATATCGAGCCGGCGCCTGCAACTGCGGATGAAACGCTTTTAGCGGCCATACACCAGGAAATTGCGACACAGGAAGCAAGGCAGCCAGGGCCGCTTATACGCCGCATAGCTCTGCGCAGATGGAGCCAGGCTGCTGCCGTAGCCCTATTGCTGGGAGTAGGCATTTATTTCTGGAAAACACGCCAGAGGCAGTCGGTACAAGCACCGGTGGTTGTAGTCAATAAGGATATTGCGCCCGGTAAGGAAGGCGCATTACTTACGCTGGGCGATGGTTCCGTCATAACACTGGATAGCGCACATACCGGACAGATCGCTCAGCAGGGCGGCGCTACCGCGCGTATATCAGGCAATAGTCTGGTGTATGACAAAAACGGACGGGAAAACGTATATAATACCATGCGTACACCGAATGGAAGACAGTTTCAGCTGGTACTGCCGGACGGTACAAAAGTATGGCTGAATGCAGCCAGCTCCATCCGCTATCCTACCCTGTTTGCAGGAAAGGAAAGGCTTGTGACGGTAACAGGAGAAGCTTACTTTGAAGTAGCCGCCAATGCGGATATGCCTTTCAGGGTAAACGTGAATGACAAGGCAGAAATAGAAGTGCTTGGTACAGATTTCAATGTGAATGCTTACAATAATGAAGCAACAATCAGTACGACCCTGGTGTCGGGCTCCGTACGTATATTATCAGAGAGGAATAAAGGAGTAATTATCAAACCTGGCCAACAGGCACAAATCACCATTGCAGCTGCCAGACAGGGTAATCAACACAATACAGGAATTGAAGTGGTTAGTACAGATGTGGAAAAAGCAGTCGCCTGGAAAAATGGCTTGTTCTATTTCGACAACATGACATTACCGGAAGCCATGCGTCAGTTAGAACGCTGGTATGACATCCGCGTCGTATATGAAAAAGAAGTACCGGATATCAAGCTAACGGGAAAAATGACAAAACAGGTAACGCTCGGAGGATTACTGGTCGTGCTGGAAGAACTGGGCGTACACTCCAAACTGGAAGCGAACACGCTGACGATAACAGCAAAATAATATGCACCACTCGTCGTAAGCAGGCCATCCATGCAGTGAACAGCGACAGAACGGACAATGCCGGTATCAGGATCAAAGCAGGTAGTATACTGACCGCTTTTATATAAACAAGAATCAGCCTTTAATAGAAAAACCGTCACGGGGGCAACCGCGACGGTCAGGTATTCAGTTGATTCGAAAAACGGTTCCCTAACCACTTTTTTAACAACCAAATCGTTGCAATTTATGCAAAAAAAATGTGTGTTCCGCATACCGCGGAGCTATTGCCCGTCTGCGCGTCCGGGGGGATGGCGGGGTATCAACATCAACCAAATCAGGAGGGTCATGAGATTAACCGGCGTGCTACTTTTTGTAGCTTTTTTCACAGCCTATGGGAACGGAGTCGCACAGCGTGTTACTATTTCCGGCAAAGCCTTCACATTAAGACAGGTATTTACCGTCATCGAAAAACAAACAGGGTATGTGGTGCTCACCAACAATGAATTGTCTTCACAAAGCAAGACCTTTTCGCTGTCTGCTACTGACATGCCCCTGAAAACATTTCTCGACAAGCTGTCAGTCGATCAGTCCCTGAAATACATTATACAGGACAAGACCATCGTGTTATCCCGCAATACCTCTCCTTCGCCAAACACTGCTACCATAATGATCCTGGCACCGGAGAAACCTTCGCTTTCCGGTCAGTTGCTGGATGAGAAAACCAGGGAACCTGTCATCGGTGTCACCATCCGTATGAAGCATTCCGGTCAGGGGACTACTTCAGATGCCTCAGGACGTTTCTTCCTGCGTGACCTGACAGAAGATGCAGTGCTGATCGTGTCTTCCGTAGGTTACGCCCCTTCAGAAGTACCTTATAAAAAGGTAGCCGCATTACCGGCAGGAGATACTTATACTGCGAATGGTATCAGGATTTTCAAGCTGAATACCGGCGGCATTGTCATCTATCTTGCCAGAAGTACCAGCAACCTTGATGAAAGTGTGGTAGTAGCATATGGTACCACTACACAACGTTTCAATACAGGTAGTGTTGTCAGTGTGAAAGCAGAAGAGATAGAAAAACAGCCGGTCAGCAATGTACTGGCAGCATTGGAAGGGCATGTAGCCGGACTGTTTATCTCTCAGTCCAACGGCGCTCCCGGTAGCCAGATGAAAATATCTATCCGTGAGCAACAATCTATCACCAGTGGTAAGCTCCCATTGTTTATCATCGATGGTGTG contains the following coding sequences:
- a CDS encoding PmoA family protein, whose amino-acid sequence is MKNECKWRTPTLLLLLATLSAHAQVLARISVKAGTSPRLNTAVYTALKNAYQSGPDSLQLQEVRGNKRSPVPFQLLDDNLYWILAGITPAGSTRVYELVKGQSVAAGNVMQLKDTAGAFLLRQGSRKLLQYNYAIMEPPAGVDTVYRRSGFIHPLWAPDGQVITNIHPKGHWHHVGIWNPWTHTSFKGKETDFWNLQKKEGTVRFKGVAGRVQGPVACGFTVLQDHIAFSGGKEVTALNEEWVIKALNCGTDTSRFVWDFASTLNCADTAGITLLQYRYGGGFGLRTMEAWTAATSAVLTSEGKTRKDADSTRARWIKITGRTEKGQAGILIMNHPGNFDSPQPLRVWPENSERGEIMMNFSPTKMKEWILQYGRYYAQRYRVVTFIKDLTNEEIENYYQDYVKPPEVTVAWNGSI
- a CDS encoding dipeptide epimerase yields the protein MQLTLYPFELKFKHTFTISRKSKDVQPLLVVKLEQDGFSGLGETADNSYYNMTVPRLMEDINAHRDLIEGYTLDTPEELWKTLFPLFKDNLFALCAIDLAAHDLYAKKQGKKLYEVWGLDISHNPMTDYTIGIDTVENMVSKLKEFPWPIYKIKLGTKEDIAIIEALRKHTNAIFRVDANCAWGVEETLRNAAAFKSLGVEFIEQPMPAADIDGMKQVYEQSALPLIADESCITEADVALCKGLFHGINIKLTKCGGITPARRMIAEAKQLGMQVMTGSMNESTVGTSAVAHLLPYLDYVDMDGPLLLAEDTADGVKIVDGRIIYADRPGTGALLR
- a CDS encoding RNA polymerase sigma factor, giving the protein MPINQPYDERELLLRLEADDKSAFDTIYYRYEQKLKLYLFPFTGGDSHLVDTILQDVFVKLWLKRKELSGVAVLEFYLQRMAKNRLLDHLKLRDIREKHARTYADLQTDAGDHISEQLQLKEYLSIAREGIAQLPLRRRIIFSMNVLEGWSIDEIATHLQVSKDVVKKQLQLAKTFVRDYISKNGDLPGAICLAILLLPAF
- a CDS encoding FecR domain-containing protein; translation: MINKAEILARFARNEVSAAERAAFHAWVQTCSAAEVEALMDEYGEILVHIEPAPATADETLLAAIHQEIATQEARQPGPLIRRIALRRWSQAAAVALLLGVGIYFWKTRQRQSVQAPVVVVNKDIAPGKEGALLTLGDGSVITLDSAHTGQIAQQGGATARISGNSLVYDKNGRENVYNTMRTPNGRQFQLVLPDGTKVWLNAASSIRYPTLFAGKERLVTVTGEAYFEVAANADMPFRVNVNDKAEIEVLGTDFNVNAYNNEATISTTLVSGSVRILSERNKGVIIKPGQQAQITIAAARQGNQHNTGIEVVSTDVEKAVAWKNGLFYFDNMTLPEAMRQLERWYDIRVVYEKEVPDIKLTGKMTKQVTLGGLLVVLEELGVHSKLEANTLTITAK